In the Oncorhynchus nerka isolate Pitt River linkage group LG6, Oner_Uvic_2.0, whole genome shotgun sequence genome, CTGGGCAGGGCCACGTAGGCCTGCTGGCCCCAAGGGGATCCATGAGGTCCCTTCCTCAGGTACAGTGGCAGCGAGTCCCAACTGAATGTGAGATCTTTAAATGCATGAAGGAGGAAGATACCCAGGATAATTGTGAGAAACCCACTGACTGTCCCCACAGCTCCGTCTGTGCTCATGCTCAGCCACTCCTTGAAGAGGATAGCTGAACATGCCATTACAGAGGTGGTGAAGAACACGTAATAGATGGGCGTGACGATGGACGTGTTATAAATGTCCAAGGCTTTATTGAGATAGCTGATCTGGATGCTGACGCAGATCACCAGGCAAATGAGTAGACACCAGAACAGGGGTTCCTTTAGGACAGCAGTGCCAGCGAACAGCTCCTTAATGCCGATGCCCAGGCCCTTGACGCAGGACACCGACAGGGAGCCAATCACGGAGCAGATCAGGATGTAAACCAGCACGTTTTTCTGGCCGTAGCGCGGGGCGACAAGGAAGATGAGGATCAAGCTGCTCGTCACGACAGACACGGCGAACACTATGAATCCTGGGAGACATCACAGTCGGAACATTTGAATGAGTACATTGTAAGAGCATGATACAATAGTTGAGATTCTTGCATTTTTACTTATTAACAAGCCAATGCTTTTTGGGATCAGTGGCTCTGAACAGCTGCTGAGTGATTCAGCATAGGTCAACATGTGAGACATTGGTATGACTGAAGTAATACGTTTCTCAACATGGTCAAAAACATTATCAGCGCATGCAAGGGGATTGGCCTAAAGGCACTGcacatatttttttaaccttaaaaaaataatttaaaaaaaatcacataATGAGTAGTTATTTGGGATGCAAGATGATATTATAGAAAAGTGTTTGTGTATATCTGGATCCATGATGTCAGTTACAGTACCTGGGTCTTGGAGCTTCTCAGCCATGGCAGTAAGGGAGGCCACCTCCTCCTCCTGAGGGGCGTGGATGACCATGACAGTGGAACCCAGGATGCACAGCAAGCAGCCCATCTTCCCGTGAACATTCAACCGCTCATTCAGGAAGTATGAGGACAGCACAGCACTGCAGGCAAAATAAGTTTGTCTAGTCAAAATGAACAGATTTTTTTGCTGTAGCGATCTTCATTTTAATGGCATGCAATAAGGTCTGACTGACTTTAGGCCCAAATACGTGTCAGGAAAACATCCTAGAATCTCTTTGCAAATGGATTATTACATTTTGAAACAGAATGTCACCTCACGCTTATCTTAACAGTTCATGAGATGAGGGACTCAGTACCAATCAAAGCACAAGCTGAAGTTCAGTAATCAGCCATTTACCTCACAAGAACGCTCATTGCTCCCAGTGGTGTTACCAATGTGGCAGGGGCAAAAGCGTAAGCGGCAAAGTTAGCTGCTTCCCCAGCTCCCACTGAAACACAGAAACCAGCATTAGTATGCAACAATGACATGGGACAGACAATGCACATGGTACTGTAATTCTAAGCGGAGGTGAGTTTTGATAACTATGCTCTCATTCAGCCTACATGTGCAAATGTGATCTTCTGAGGAATGTGTACTTCAAAGATTTCAATACGACAATGTGGGTCGTTGCATCATCACAAAAGACTACCAGCAAAAATACCAAACCCACAACAGCCTCCCTTTCTCTTTGAAAACAAAGACCACAATGTTAACAGGGAAAGGTCAATGAGGACTGTTACTACAAGGTTTACCCTACTCTACCATATGCTAAAGTTCAGTAATGCTAAATTGGTATTCTAAAATAAAGAACCATTGTGATCAGGTGACAGATTTTTCTACACTTACTTGATATTAGTCCTGCCCACCATAGCCATTCCTTGAGGTAAGCATATCCCCCCTgacctaataaatacaaatataatgTATGATCATACAGGGCCTACTATACTAATAATACAAGTGTTTAAAGTTTTATTCAGTAAGCATACTTTCAATTGCCCAACGTAGCTAAAGTTAAGATGAAGTTATGTATGATGGTGGTAATACCTGCTCGCATAAACCCTTTGCTGGACAATCGCAAAAGACCTTTCTTCTTAAGGATGAAGCTTCCTCCAATGAATATGCTCGAGCTCATGGCAAGAGAGAGGCCAATGTAGAAGTCAGTGCGGTTTGTTCCGATATCCATCTGAAAATCACCACCAGATTTGATAATAATGCAGAGTAGGTTTTGAAAGGTTCTGGGTGGCGGTTCTCTAACCATGTCTACTACTGTTAATGTCTATTAACCTAAACACCTAACTAACCCTAAAGACAATCAATATATTCGTTGTTCTATCCCGCAGCCTTGACACAACGGGTTTGAAATATAGCTGAGGAACCGGCTGGAGAAACGCAACCATTCTCAAATTTGTAGATGCAACTATGGATTAGATCATAGGCATATTTAGAAGCTATATAGTGTCTGGGTTTGTTAACAAAAACGTTACTTTTTACAAACGGTCTGAATTTAAACAAACATTGAGTTATGATAAACAGTAATATGCTCACGAGGAGCTATAAATGAGTCAAGGTGCAATGCCTATGGACATTCATTGAAATTACAGTAACGACCACATACTTAGTTTTTACAGTTCAATTCAGCGTGTTGACTTCAGCCTGAATATTTCCTTCAGCTGCTAGTCTTATTtttgccagctagctagctaactttctaATCGCGTGACGATGTCTACTAACGTTACACATTTGATCAGATTTATGCGGTGAGGTAGTATTAGCAGCAATATCTCCTACCTGAATCATCTGAATAACGTTTTTTTGTTTACCTGTAACTACTAATTCTGAACAGAGGTCATAAGACGTAGCTGGTAACAATAACTTGACTGGCAAAGCAATGTAGCGGGGCTATTAgcctagctagccagctacctaacgttagccagctaactttcgAAATAAGCAAGCCAGGCAGAAGAGAAAGGTTTCTACAACACATATTGGGCTGTATAGCGGACTTGTTATTCTATTTTCTTGTTTGCACACAACATTCACGTGAACACGAAAGGCTAGTATAGTACACATCCTAAAATGTACTTTGAGCTCACCTTTGCTTTCAACCCATTCGATCTGAAAAGAAGCAGCTGACTGCTGGAGTCCGCCCAGAATGGATACTGCACTTCCTCGTGCAGTGTCAGTGTCGAATATGTAATTTTATAGCAATATTTGTTTCATACCATATCTGGCCAACGTTTACGAACTCGCCACAATCATTTTTAATTTACATCAACTGACTTTATGAAACCCCAAATTAACAAGCAAATGGGAGTTTATGTGGGACATATCAGAGACAAAAATGGGCGAGTTCGTTTTACACGGGTCTGTTCTATTCGGGATCCTTGGTACATCCCTACgccattgaagttgacatttaaaaaTTGTTAAAGTAAGCGCTAGTTTcacaaggggtgcacgttttgttttttgctttaacactacacagctgattcaaatgatcaaagcgtgatgattagttgattatttgaatcaccCCAGTGGCTGCACTGCAGGTGGAGATGGGTGACATGCCATTGTAGATTAGGAGACAGCAGTTGGCAATTCATTATTGGGTTAGCCTACAGGGACATGGGGTGTCTCATCCAACAAAAGGGATTTTACAGGCATGTTGGAAACATGACCGAAGACAGAACACAAACTTTGGGTGGGTAATACCCAGGTGAAAGAGATTGGACTGTATGGAAGGGAGTTTAGTCCAATGGTAGCTATTCCTGTAAATCCACCATGGCTACTCCGACCTCCAGTAGTTGATCTAGAAGTATTGGAGAGACTACAGACAGATAGCgagggtgttgatccatctgattTGTTTAAAGAGACTCACAATACTTTGTATCATGATTTTGTGGCCATTTACACAGATGGTTCAAAAGATCCAAGGACAGGGTGTACTAGGTCAGCATTTGTAGTGCAGGAATTTGGGGTGGAAGTCAGGAAACTTATTACAGATAATCTggctgtatttaaaaaaatatatatatatatttatttaactgggcaagtcagttatgaacaaattcttatttacaatgactgcctaaccTGGAATTGTGTGCCGCCATATGgtactcccaatcatggccggttgtgatacagcctggagtcgcaccagggtctgtagtgacacctctagcacggagatgcagtgctttagaccgctgtgccacgcGGGAGCCATCTACAGCAAAGCTGATTTCCATACTGTTGGCCTTGCAGTGGGTGGAGAAAGTCAAGCCAGACAGAGTAGTTATTTGCTCTGATTCATGTGCAGCGTTAATGAGTCTCCAGTCCTTTAGGTCATGTAGCAGACAACCTGCTTTGAGGTGCTACAAACCCATGGCAGGATTAGACAGATGGGAATACAGATAAGCTTTACTTGGGTCCCAGCCCATGTGGAGGGGACTGAGGCAGTTGACATACTGGCTAAACAAGCACTTAGAAGTGGGGATGTTGATGGTGCAGAGATGGCAGGCGCAGTTGAATAAGACAAGGGGATACTGGAAATTAGTTTAGAATACATAGATAACATATTCTAATGTTTTTTGTATCTTTTTTTTAAGCAATGGGGCTGGCAGGTAGGCTTTAGTTTCTTTCTGTCTCTGGCCCACACTCGTGCTAGGGCAGAAAATGAAATGTGCACCCCTTGGTGTCATGAGGACTGAGTTTGGAAAACCCTGGGTTAGGATAAGAACTAACCCTAGACtacagcctgtcgtttccaatgggagcaaatgAATCATAGTGGGCATAGTCAAGCACGAGCATTGGCGCGTtctagcatgtatttgcataGTTCAGTCCGGGAATATGAAGTTGCGCATGTGCAATAACTCAAATTCGCTCTGCACTCCTGAACAACGCgattaaaatgttttttaaaaactttggCAAAGTGTGAAGTcttacaaaacttagtgcactcggTTCAgaactgtacgtttgtttatgtgtaactgtagtttttgtcgcactgctttgctttatcttggctaggtcgcagttgtaaatgagaacttgttctcaactggcttacatggttaaataaataaaactcaGTTCCggaaactgtattgagatcaaatgtttaatcgTTGAGAAAATGATCAGAATGttggccaaaatccatctcgacccatcttctcccactaccggccactgggcttcctcgccaccatatttggtagtgagtggaaacgccaaccggatgcttcacatttacgCATCCGTGGTTTCGTCCCAAGGATAACGCATAACATTCGTTTTACAAGGCCCGGTGCCTCGGGTGagtggatatttttttaaaccatGGAATAGTTGAAAGTAAACAAAACCACGTTAAACCGGGGCACCGGGCCATGTAAAACGAATTGACCCAATGCCACGTGCGTCTTCCTGCTGATCGGATTGGTTGTTCCCTGTAGAAAGGGGTGGTATTAGTTTGTTGTGCACTGTGATTGGATTAATCCGAAATTACGTTTTAGCAAACGGAAGAAGATCTAACCTTGGCAGGGAAACAGACGTGGGTTTCATAAAGATATGTAAAGTGGAGTCCTTTACGGAATTATATTTATATAAAACAAACAATTACCAGGATTACTCAAAATACTAAACTGTTTTGACATTTCTGGTGTCGTTACTTTTCTCTACGACTCATGGGCTTTTAGAAATGAATTAACACCGGGTGAGGATATCACTGTTGCCATTTACAATGGACCGCAATATCAACGCTGAGTTGGTAACGTTTGTCATATGGTCCGTCATAACCTCACAGTCATAGTTTGTGGACGCTGTAAACAGTTGCCTATTGTCCCATGATGATGACGTACCTCTCCATTATCAGAAACTGTAAGGTTGCACAGAGATGGTCATTCAGCCATGCTACAAGATGTGCACTTTCTCCATCCCCATCATTCTGGAATTGCAAAAGGCTCATGGTGAGACGCCTGTGCACTGATATTCCGACAGGAGACCGGAACTATTATATCACCACCCCTATCTTCTATGTGAACGCTGCCCCTCATATTGGACACTTGTACTCGGCTGTTACTGCTGACTTCCTGCACAGATACAAGCTTCTACAGGGGTTCAACTCCAGGTTTGTCACAGGTGAGTGAAAACACATGCAAATCAATGTGGATTAATTgagtcgatttccgcgcttataaacccagggtcgttacactatTGTGGTAATATTGTAGTTGCCCTTGTTTATAAGCGTGAAGTGAAATATCCCTATTGAAGCATTGGTTAACACGCTTACCTAGCCCATCCTCGAAGGGCAGACCCAGGGTGGTGAGGGTATGCAACAACACCTCCgctacactgatcctcaacacagggcccgCCATGGGTTTGTccccagccccctcctgtactccctgtttacctaTGACTGCGTGGCTACACacgactccaactcaatcatcaagtttactgATGAcatgacagtggtaggcctgattatcaacaatgacgaacctacagggaggaggttagagccGTGGCGGAGTCATGCCAGAAAAATAACCTATTCCTtaacgtaaaaaaaacaaaggagctgattgtggtcTACAGGAGACAGAGCGGGAGCATGCCCTCATCCGCATGGGAGTCAAAAGCTTTACAGCACTGTGTCACATGTAACATTATAGATTCCGTCCCTCTCCcgtccctacctgggctcgaaccagggaccctctgcacacatcaacaactgcctcccacgaagcatcgttacccatcgctccacaaaagctgcagcccttgcagagcaagaggAACAACTACTTCGagatctcagagcgagtgacgtcactgattgaaacggtATTAGAGAGCACCCCActtactaactagctagccatttcacatcggttacacacaggaaggccaagaaatcATCAAGGATCTCAGCCACCTGAGTCacggtctgttcactctgctaccatctAGCAGActgagacagtacaggtgcatcaaagccgggacagactgaaaaacagcttctttcgatccccaggtctctatcagactgttgaacagccatcaTGCCACCTCCTGTAGTAGGAGACAGAGACTCACCTACaccttacacacagacacaccttacacacacacactgactggctgactcactcagtcactcagtcactcagtcactcactcactcagtcactcactcagtcactcactcactcactcactcactcactcactcactcactcactcatatacagtggggcaaaaaagtatttagtcagccaccaattgtgcaagttctcccacttaaaaagatgaggcctgtaattttcatcgtaggtacagttcaactatgacagacaaaatgagggaaaaaaatccagaaaatcacattgtaggatttttaatgaatttacttGCACAttttggtggaaaataagtatttggtcaataacaaaagtttctcaatactttgtgatataccctttgttggcaatgacagaggtcaaacgttttggccataatgaccatagtttggccataatgaccatcgttatgtttggaggggaaaaggggaggcttgcaagccaaagaacaccatcccaactgtgaagatttttttttgtgcaaaatTTCTAAATGACATCAGTTTAACCGATTTGTAAGGAAATAGAAAGCTGTGAAAATGACCCAACATGTTTCTGTTAACATTTCAGTTCgaatgcatattttatgtggttgaaataccgtccgcttttatgatgctgataaaaaTGGAACCTCTACAGACTGTGCATTTTGCGTTCTCTCAAAATGCTTGAAGAAATCATATTTCTTCACTCCTGTTCCCTAGTCAAAATGTACATTTGGTGTATAATTTTACAGCAAGAAATGTTTTTAATcctgcaggagttaatattaagACTATGAGAGAGGTTATAGACatagtcagtgtccagatttcagtgtCCATTTAACCCTAAACTCAGACATGATCCTTTTTGAGACAGTGGATCAAGGTTGACTTTTTCTGCCCATTCCCAAAAAGCGATTGGCATGTAAGATATTTGGCGTGCATAAAGTTAggcccaaaccttaacactttgGTAACAccttgcattttggtacaccagaagtacagtgcattcggaaagtattcagtccccttgacattttgttacgttacagccttattctaaaatgtattacatatttttttccctcaatctacacacaataccccataatgacaaagtgtaaAACAGGTTattaaaaatgtttgcaaatatattacaaatacaaaaactgatatcacatttacataaatattcagtgagaatcaaaattgagctcaggtgcatcctgtttccattgatcatacttgagatgtttctacaacttgattggagtctacctgtggtaaattcaattgattggatatgatttttATTTAAACatgatttaaccaggtaggccagttgataacaagttctcatttacaactgcgacctggccaagataaagcaaagcagtgcgacaaaaacaacagagttacacataagcaaacatacagttaataacacaatagaaaataaaaatataaacataaatgtacagtgtgtgcaaatgtagggaggtaggcaataaataggctatagaggagaaataattacaatttaacattaatactggagtaatagaagtgcagatgatgatgtgtaagtagagatactggggtgcaagagaGTAAGTAATACAATGGGGATGAGGTCGTTGggtggctatttacagattggctgtgtacaggtacagtgatctgtgagctgctctgacagctgatgcttaaagttagagggagatatgagtctccagcttcagtgatttttgcaattcgttccagtcattggcagcagagaactggaaggaaaggcggccaaaggaagtgtttgctttggggatgcccagtgcaatatacctgctggagcacgtgttACTGGTCGGTGTTGCTCTGGTGACCAGTGACCTGAGagaaggcagggctttacctagcaaagacttatagatgacctggagccagtgggtttggcgatgaatatgtagtgaggccagccaacgagagcatacaggtcgcagtggtgggtagtatatggggctttggtgacaaaacaggtggcactgtgatagactacatccagtttgctgagtagagtgttgggtgctattttgtaaatgacatcgccaccagtcaaggatcggtaggatagtcaattttacgagggtatgtttggcagcatgagtgaaggatactttgttgcgaaatgggaagccgattctagatttaaggTTGGATTGGAGTTGCTtaataatgtgagtctggaaggagagtttacagtctaaccagcacctaggtatttgtagttgtccacatattctaggtcaaaaccgtctagagtagtgatgctagtcgggcgggagggtgcgggcagcaattggttgaagagcatgcaattAGTTTTAcaagcatttaaaagcagttggaggccacagaatgagtgttgtatggcgttgaagctcatttggaggtttgttagcacagtgtccaaagaagggccagatgtatacagaatggtgtcgtctgcgtagaggtgggtcagagaatcacccgcaagagcgacatcattgaaatatatacatacacacagagagagagagaaaatattcgGCCCAAGAggccttccgatttgacacacttaactctatctgagaagtagttggtgaaccaggcgaggcagtcatttgagaagctaaggctattgagtctgccgataggaatacagtgattgacagtgtcaaaagccttggccaggttgatgaagacggctgcacagtactgtcttttatcgatggcagttatgatatcgtttaggaccttgagcgtggctgaggtgcacccatgaccagctcggaaaccagattgcatagtggataAGGTACGGtaggattcaaaatggtcggtgatctgtttgttaacttggctttcaaagattttagaaaggcagggcaggatgcatatagcagtttgggtctagagtgtcacctcctttgaagagagggatgaccgcggcagctttccgttctttggggatctcggacaatacgaaagagtggttgaacaggctagtaataggggtt is a window encoding:
- the zgc:101583 gene encoding magnesium transporter NIPA2 isoform X1, whose product is MDIGTNRTDFYIGLSLAMSSSIFIGGSFILKKKGLLRLSSKGFMRAGQGGYAYLKEWLWWAGLISMGAGEAANFAAYAFAPATLVTPLGAMSVLVSAVLSSYFLNERLNVHGKMGCLLCILGSTVMVIHAPQEEEVASLTAMAEKLQDPGFIVFAVSVVTSSLILIFLVAPRYGQKNVLVYILICSVIGSLSVSCVKGLGIGIKELFAGTAVLKEPLFWCLLICLVICVSIQISYLNKALDIYNTSIVTPIYYVFFTTSVMACSAILFKEWLSMSTDGAVGTVSGFLTIILGIFLLHAFKDLTFSWDSLPLYLRKGPHGSPWGQQAYVALPSQESQAEGPGEGKLAREGNSKGSYSPEGSMRRNNSFVTT
- the zgc:101583 gene encoding magnesium transporter NIPA2 isoform X2 — translated: MDIGTNRTDFYIGLSLAMSSSIFIGGSFILKKKGLLRLSSKGFMRAVGAGEAANFAAYAFAPATLVTPLGAMSVLVSAVLSSYFLNERLNVHGKMGCLLCILGSTVMVIHAPQEEEVASLTAMAEKLQDPGFIVFAVSVVTSSLILIFLVAPRYGQKNVLVYILICSVIGSLSVSCVKGLGIGIKELFAGTAVLKEPLFWCLLICLVICVSIQISYLNKALDIYNTSIVTPIYYVFFTTSVMACSAILFKEWLSMSTDGAVGTVSGFLTIILGIFLLHAFKDLTFSWDSLPLYLRKGPHGSPWGQQAYVALPSQESQAEGPGEGKLAREGNSKGSYSPEGSMRRNNSFVTT